Proteins found in one Ornithorhynchus anatinus isolate Pmale09 chromosome 8, mOrnAna1.pri.v4, whole genome shotgun sequence genomic segment:
- the IFT52 gene encoding intraflagellar transport protein 52 homolog isoform X5 — MFSDQYLDKEENSKIMDVVFQWLTTTDIHLNQIDAEDPEISDYTMLPDTATLSERLRVCLQEGEENPRDFTTLFDLSIFQLDTTSLAKVIKSYEQLNVKHEPLQLIQPQFETPLPALQPAVFPPSFRELPPPPLELFDLDETFSSEKARLAQITNKCTDEDLEYYVRKCGDILGVSSKLPKEHQDAKHILEHVFFQVVEFKKLNQEHDIDTSEAGFQSNY; from the exons ATGTTCAGTGATCAATATTTGGATAAAGAAGAAAACAGCAAGATAATG GATGTAGTTTTCCAGTGGCTTACAACGACTGACATTCACTTAAATCAGATTGACGCGGAGGATCCAGAG ATTTCTGACTATACGATGCTGCCAGACACAGCCACACTCTCAGAGCGACTACGAGTGTGTcttcaggaaggagaggagaacccCCGGGACTTCACGACTCTCTTCGACTTGTCCATTTTCCAGCTGGATACCACTTCCCTCGCTAAAGTCATTAA ATCTTACGAACAACTAAATGTGAAGCATGAACCCCTGCAGCTCATTCAGCCTCAGTTTGAGACTCCCCTGCCTGCTCTCCAGCCAGCA GTTTTCCCCCCAAGTTTCAGAGAattaccacctcctcctcttgagCTGTTTGACTTGGATGAAACTTTCTCTTCAGAAAAAGCCCGACTTGCTCAGATTACCAATAAGT GTACTGATGAAGACCTAGAATATTATGTCAGGAAGTGTGGTGACATCCTTGGGGTTTCTAGCAAACTCCCGAAAGAGCATCAGGATGCGAAACATATTCTGGAgcatgtattcttccaagtggtcGAGTTCAAGAAGCTAAATCAG GAGCATGACATCGATACAAGTGAAGCCGGATTCCAGAGCAATTACTGA